A region of uncultured Carboxylicivirga sp. DNA encodes the following proteins:
- a CDS encoding FAD-dependent oxidoreductase, with the protein MKEITQKEFDQEVINGGKVAVDFYSTECPPCEALAPKFENLSNLYGDEIKFVKIFRQENRELAESLEVNGSPTVIFYEDGKLVGDKLTGGIKRSDLVKNLDALIHHEKVAEIKGKIQPKVSEYDVLILGGGPAGLTAGLYLCQARIKAALVDIQLPGGQISTTHKISNYPGFVDPQPGYMLAHYMSEQTKICGTKYKVAVDVAKVDLKNKTIVVDEYETIHAKKIILATGASPRYLNVPGEKELKGNGISYCATCDAKYFNDKDVIVIGGGNTAIEEADFISKFAKKITIIHQFDKLQANKEAQEKAFANPKINFVFETEPRGFEKNGNKMFVKTENLKTGETNTLQGDGVFIFVGMKPNTDFLNGGLATDDWGYITTNEDMMTSLEGVYAIGDIRSKKYRQITTAVADGTIAAIAVTRELDV; encoded by the coding sequence CCCAAAAAGAATTTGATCAGGAGGTAATTAATGGTGGTAAAGTAGCAGTTGATTTTTACTCTACCGAATGCCCTCCATGCGAAGCCTTGGCCCCAAAATTTGAAAATCTTTCAAATCTGTATGGCGACGAAATAAAGTTTGTAAAGATCTTCCGCCAGGAAAACAGAGAACTTGCTGAAAGCCTTGAGGTAAACGGCTCTCCTACAGTTATCTTTTATGAAGATGGAAAACTGGTTGGTGATAAATTAACGGGCGGTATCAAACGTTCTGATTTGGTTAAAAACCTGGATGCTTTGATTCATCACGAGAAAGTGGCAGAAATCAAAGGAAAAATTCAGCCTAAAGTATCGGAATATGATGTACTGATCTTAGGTGGTGGCCCTGCAGGTTTAACAGCAGGATTATACCTTTGTCAGGCACGTATCAAGGCAGCTTTGGTCGACATACAATTACCCGGCGGTCAAATTTCTACCACTCACAAAATATCAAATTACCCAGGTTTTGTTGATCCTCAGCCTGGATATATGCTGGCACATTACATGTCGGAGCAAACAAAGATTTGCGGAACTAAATACAAGGTAGCTGTTGACGTAGCTAAAGTGGATTTAAAGAATAAAACCATAGTGGTTGATGAGTACGAAACCATTCATGCTAAGAAGATTATTCTGGCAACTGGTGCTTCTCCACGTTATTTGAATGTTCCGGGCGAAAAGGAGTTGAAAGGTAATGGTATTTCATACTGTGCAACCTGCGATGCCAAGTATTTCAATGATAAGGATGTGATTGTTATTGGAGGTGGAAACACAGCTATCGAAGAAGCAGACTTCATCTCAAAATTTGCTAAAAAAATCACTATCATTCATCAGTTCGATAAACTTCAGGCCAATAAAGAAGCACAGGAGAAGGCATTCGCCAATCCTAAGATAAACTTTGTATTTGAGACTGAACCACGAGGATTTGAGAAGAATGGTAACAAGATGTTTGTAAAAACAGAGAACCTCAAAACAGGTGAAACAAATACCTTACAAGGCGATGGTGTTTTCATTTTTGTTGGAATGAAACCAAATACCGACTTCCTGAACGGCGGTCTGGCAACTGATGATTGGGGTTATATTACCACCAATGAAGATATGATGACCAGTCTGGAAGGCGTATACGCAATTGGTGATATAAGAAGTAAGAAATACCGTCAGATAACCACTGCTGTGGCTGATGGTACCATAGCAGCTATTGCTGTTACAAGAGAACTGGACGTATAG